In Pseudomonas oryzicola, one DNA window encodes the following:
- a CDS encoding extracellular solute-binding protein, translating to MKGPVGTGLTAKASVRATLLPEPTPSRVNPLLQWLPCLVLLCLAFNAHATPTHALTVYGEAPRYDAGFQHFDYVNPGAPKGGILRRSAIEIGQFDHILPYIDKGIGVSEVDGLLYAPLAMRSFDEPYTVYGLIARRMERGPDDAWLRFEIDPRATFADGQPVRAADVRFTFELLMNKGSLKYRTQFADVAGVTVEGPQHVRFDFKPGHGRTLALDLASLPVLPEHDWQQRDFANGAGFDKPVGSGPYRIARIDNGRSITFERDPNWWARDLPVSRGRYNFDQLRIEYFGDTEVARQVLKGGGYDYNREFSATAYTLGYAGAQLDDGRLQRAHLGPAKPQVAQGFVFNLDQPQFKDRRVRQALGMLWDFEWSNRQMMRSMYIRQQSVFSNTPLAARQLPDADELKLLEPLRGQVPDEVFSSVFSAPVTDGSGIIRQQQLQALALLEQAGWRAQGDSLVDSQGTPLAFTFLNGQAGMERLLLPWKRNLAQIGITLNIRNVDSAQYVNRLMARDYDMIVTGYPVTLSPGAELYNYFGSAAAHDPGSNNLMVLQDPAVDKLVDGLVRAVSQADMLRHARALDRVLQWNYYWIPNYYPPGSSTVWWNRFGRPKVQAAYDEGLDTWWEVSPSALSDAQMAERLKASP from the coding sequence CGTCCGTGCGAGCAACCTTGTTGCCTGAGCCGACGCCTTCGCGGGTAAACCCGCTTCTACAGTGGTTGCCTTGTCTGGTCCTGCTTTGTCTTGCCTTCAACGCCCACGCCACCCCCACCCACGCCCTCACCGTCTACGGCGAAGCGCCCCGCTACGACGCCGGCTTCCAGCACTTCGACTACGTCAACCCCGGCGCTCCCAAGGGCGGCATCCTGCGCCGCTCGGCCATCGAGATCGGCCAGTTCGACCATATCCTGCCGTACATCGACAAAGGTATTGGTGTCAGCGAGGTCGATGGCCTGCTCTATGCACCCTTGGCCATGCGTTCGTTCGATGAACCCTATACCGTCTATGGCCTGATTGCCCGGCGCATGGAGCGCGGCCCGGATGACGCCTGGCTGCGTTTCGAGATCGACCCGCGCGCAACCTTCGCCGATGGCCAGCCGGTGCGTGCCGCAGACGTACGCTTCACCTTCGAGCTGCTGATGAACAAGGGCAGCCTCAAGTACCGCACCCAGTTCGCCGATGTAGCCGGGGTAACCGTGGAAGGCCCGCAGCATGTACGTTTCGACTTCAAACCGGGGCATGGCCGCACCCTGGCGCTGGACCTCGCCAGCCTGCCGGTGCTGCCCGAGCACGACTGGCAGCAGCGCGATTTCGCCAACGGCGCCGGCTTCGACAAGCCGGTCGGCAGCGGGCCGTACCGTATCGCGCGCATCGACAATGGCCGCAGCATCACTTTCGAGCGTGACCCCAACTGGTGGGCGCGGGACCTGCCGGTCAGCCGTGGCCGCTACAATTTCGACCAGCTGCGCATCGAGTACTTCGGCGACACCGAAGTGGCGCGGCAGGTACTCAAGGGCGGGGGCTACGACTACAATCGCGAGTTCTCCGCCACCGCCTACACCCTGGGCTACGCCGGCGCCCAGCTGGATGACGGGCGTCTGCAGCGCGCCCACCTGGGCCCGGCCAAGCCGCAGGTTGCCCAGGGCTTCGTGTTCAACCTCGACCAGCCGCAGTTCAAGGACCGCCGCGTGCGCCAGGCGCTGGGCATGCTGTGGGATTTCGAGTGGAGCAACCGGCAGATGATGCGTAGCATGTACATCCGCCAGCAAAGCGTGTTTTCCAATACCCCGCTGGCCGCCCGCCAATTGCCCGACGCGGACGAGCTGAAGCTGCTCGAACCGCTGCGCGGCCAGGTACCGGACGAAGTCTTCAGCAGCGTGTTCAGCGCGCCGGTCACCGATGGCTCGGGGATCATCCGCCAGCAGCAGCTGCAGGCCCTGGCCCTGCTTGAGCAAGCCGGCTGGCGAGCGCAGGGTGACAGCCTGGTGGACAGCCAAGGCACGCCGTTGGCGTTCACCTTTCTCAATGGCCAGGCGGGCATGGAGCGCCTGCTCCTGCCGTGGAAGCGCAACCTGGCGCAAATCGGCATCACCCTGAACATCCGCAACGTCGACTCGGCCCAGTACGTCAACCGCCTGATGGCGCGCGATTACGACATGATCGTCACCGGCTACCCGGTCACCCTGTCGCCCGGCGCCGAGCTGTACAACTACTTTGGCTCGGCAGCGGCCCATGACCCTGGTTCGAACAACCTGATGGTGTTGCAGGACCCTGCCGTGGACAAGCTGGTCGACGGCCTGGTGCGCGCCGTCAGCCAGGCCGACATGCTGCGGCATGCCCGCGCCCTGGACCGGGTGCTGCAGTGGAATTACTACTGGATCCCCAACTATTACCCGCCGGGCAGCTCCACCGTGTGGTGGAACCGCTTCGGCCGGCCCAAGGTCCAGGCTGCCTATGACGAAGGCCTGGACACCTGGTGGGAGGTCAGCCCCAGCGCGCTGAGCGACGCGCAGATGGCCGAGCGCCTGAAGGCTTCGCCATGA